In the Streptobacillus moniliformis DSM 12112 genome, one interval contains:
- a CDS encoding L,D-transpeptidase codes for MKKFLLLILFLGMYNINYSNDEIVAMEEVTEIEVKEEELSFEYIQKFSDLNENITFDLKFDKYFDKNLNKFAYIKSTTNIRNLPSTKGSKVVGRVIKGMRLPLFGVIKGDDGKDWLEVMYKDKKHYIYAKNSEIRGFNWQKAVEKANKVNDFIVSALKEEKDIYYVDSYISLNTDADGKEDRYGNAANQSIKAYYDKEYINLPDRSLLIISEEDDDYVYIKTLSYGDEIYKVPKNYIKRLKKFNIKDIISKFIYIDRDSQTQVTIERNIETNMFNVNAVGYITTGISEGVGFVTPYGDFLIPYTKIRMLYASDFEKEPILNSKGEKIGEKPVIIGDAKFAIRFSGGGYLHGIPSTFEPKENRELRKRITESKLGTIPLSHKCVRNADDIIEYLYKWVNGNSEIKKNGFTYPEENAIVIVD; via the coding sequence ATGAAAAAGTTTTTATTATTAATATTATTTCTTGGTATGTATAATATTAATTACAGTAATGATGAAATAGTAGCAATGGAAGAAGTTACTGAGATTGAAGTTAAAGAGGAAGAATTATCGTTTGAATATATTCAGAAATTTAGTGATTTAAATGAAAATATTACATTTGATTTAAAATTTGATAAATATTTTGATAAAAATTTAAACAAATTTGCATATATAAAATCTACAACTAACATTAGAAATCTACCTTCTACAAAAGGTAGTAAAGTTGTTGGAAGAGTTATAAAAGGAATGAGATTACCTTTATTTGGAGTTATTAAGGGTGATGATGGTAAAGATTGGTTAGAGGTAATGTATAAAGATAAAAAACACTATATCTATGCTAAAAATTCTGAAATAAGAGGCTTTAATTGGCAAAAAGCAGTTGAAAAAGCAAATAAAGTAAATGATTTTATTGTTTCGGCACTTAAAGAAGAAAAAGATATTTATTATGTAGATAGCTATATTTCTTTAAATACTGATGCTGATGGTAAAGAAGATAGATATGGAAATGCAGCTAATCAAAGTATTAAGGCATATTATGATAAAGAATATATTAATTTACCTGATAGATCATTATTAATAATATCTGAAGAAGATGATGATTATGTATATATTAAAACACTTTCTTATGGTGATGAGATATATAAAGTACCTAAAAATTACATTAAAAGACTTAAAAAATTTAATATAAAGGATATAATAAGTAAGTTCATATACATAGATAGAGATAGTCAAACACAGGTTACTATTGAAAGAAATATAGAAACTAATATGTTTAATGTAAATGCTGTAGGATATATAACTACAGGAATAAGTGAAGGAGTTGGATTTGTAACACCATATGGAGATTTTTTAATTCCTTATACTAAAATTAGAATGCTTTATGCATCAGATTTTGAAAAAGAACCAATATTAAATTCTAAGGGTGAAAAAATAGGAGAAAAACCAGTAATAATAGGAGATGCTAAATTCGCAATTAGATTTTCTGGTGGAGGATATTTACATGGTATACCGTCTACTTTTGAACCTAAAGAAAATAGGGAACTTAGAAAAAGAATAACTGAATCAAAGCTTGGAACTATACCTTTATCTCATAAGTGTGTAAGAAATGCTGATGATATAATAGAATACTT